The following are encoded in a window of Rosa chinensis cultivar Old Blush chromosome 4, RchiOBHm-V2, whole genome shotgun sequence genomic DNA:
- the LOC112196542 gene encoding disease resistance protein RPV1 isoform X1 gives MVIIQEASSSSSSSYSTHPWKYHVFLSFRGEDTRNNFTGHLCSALRQNGITTFMDDQLRRGEEISTALLQAIEQSKISIIVFSINYASSKWCLDELVKILECKKSNQQLVRPVFYKVDPSDIRNHRGSFREALANHECRFKDNPDKVQKWKDALSEAANLSGWPLLDEHCSESSVIHEIVKEISEQVINSTYMDVARYPVGIIPRVQEIHKLLDVEERDVRMVGIWGAGGIGKTTIARAVYNSIAHKFDGSCFLENVRENSMGAKGFVKLQKKLLCEILKGTNLKVANEARGITMIKEMLQYKSVLLVLDDVNDIDQLNKLAGECSWFGMGSRIILTTRDKQLLTGHGVSLIYKVKELAHHEALELFSRNAFKRNGPLDGFTELTEHAIRYAQGLPLALSVLGSSLCGGNVEKWQAALDGFKSREIREVLKISYDGLDDTVKETFLDIACFFKGECTDHVIQTLEACRRKPAKYGINVLIDKALIKTSTGRIWMHDLLEELGRYIVNKESPDDPGKRSRLWFHEDVYHVLTENTGTTNVIGIKVELPKDSDVICLSGTTFSNMRNLRLFIHRAGCYSGAVDSLPDSLRVVDWPRYPLQFWPSNLIPRELAVINMPRSRITVWRDGYKHLVNLTSINLSGCQYLTKVSDLSGSPNLRHLDLDFCRSLVEVHHSVGFLDKLEYLSLFCCSRLETFPTEVSWKSTRTLQLFGCGRLENFIKIVHKMESIKTLDLMKSGIKELKSWIGCCISLEVLTLNETSIKQLPLTIGNLTSLRELDLCETPLKELPSSIGYCTALKKLDASETPIEELPLSIRYLTSLRELKLSNTRIKELPLSIGDLTSLEELNVSKTSIRELPSSIGNLTSLVELDASKTLIEVLPLSIGYLTSLRELKLSKTRIKELPLSIGDLMSLEELNVSKTSIRELPSSIGNLISLVELDVSKTSIRELPSSIGKLTSLVKLVASETPIEVLPLSIGYLTSLRELKLSKTRIKELPLSIGDLMSLEELDASETLIEELPLSIGNLICLRQLTLKGCANLTNVRHGVYGGLQHLLFLDLSWCPKLVTFPSRGSALVSSSAESLPLMLPSNSNNGHDHPGSLLFPQLRKLQFEGCQLSVFSDFLTNLDCVSTLRSLNLSGSSFDSLPACISKFHRLQFLDLRGCEWLREISELPPNIEYIYLNYCVSLERFSKLSNILEQKDTPGVLRSMHLSNCNRLMDNLGMDVVSKMAKALPYQLVHTGLHHHLMCWNLILPSLQEIEVPNWFDGGEVDTSVLPRHGTDGICEILIKIPRNLKAERIGLVGLVVCLVFELTHEFFDDYNRDFSHYYYHCSVWIDKKPYYDNGNRIELKATESSAHDHVFVHLTCIAFKELEVLDLVVRLLPIISCRPVRGLLLKSFGVHLANMKEDHATGEDLARERYRQSNASISDQVALHAEGAAVASLVSDDSNYGEVHEDHHNGE, from the exons ATGGTGATCATTCAAgaagcctcttcttcttcttcttcttcttactcCACCCATCCATGGAAATACCATGTCTTTTTGAGTTTTAGAGGTGAGGATACCCGCAACAATTTCACAGGCCATTTGTGCAGCGCTTTGCGTCAGAATGGAATCACCACCTTCATGGATGATCAGCTcagaagaggagaagaaatatcaaCAGCACTTCTCCAAGCAATTGAACAGTCCAAGATTTCAATCATTGTGTTCTCTATAAACTATGCATCCTCCAAGTGGTGTTTGGATGAACTTGTCAAGATCCTCGAGTGCAAGAAATCAAACCAACAATTGGTTCGACCAGTTTTCTACAAAGTTGATCCCTCGGATATACGAAATCACAGAGGTAGCTTTAGGGAGGCACTTGCTAATCATGAATGCAGATTCAAAGATAACCCGGACAAGGTTCAGAAATGGAAGGATGCTCTCTCAGAAGCAGCAAATTTGTCAGGGTGGCCTCTTTTGGATGA GCATTGCTCTGAATCCAGCGTTATTCATGAAATTGTTAAAGAGATCTCAGAGCAAGTTATAAACAGTACATATATGGATGTGGCCAGGTACCCAGTAGGAATAATACCTCGGGTGCAAGAGATCCATAAGCTTTTAGATGTTGAGGAAAGAGACGTTCGTATGGTAGGGATATGGGGGGCTGGTGGAATAGGTAAGACAACAATTGCCAGAGCTGTCTATAACTCAATTGCTCATAAATTTGATGGGAGTTGTTTTTTGGAAAATGTTAGAGAAAATTCAATGGGTGCCAAAGGCTTTGTCAAACTACAAAAGAAACTTCTTTGTGAGATTCTAAAGGGAACAAATTTGAAGGTGGCCAATGAAGCTAGAGGAATCACTATGATCAAGGAAATGTTGCAATACAAAAGTGTTCTCTTAGTACTTGATGATGTGAATGATATTGATCAGTTAAACAAATTAGCTGGTGAATGTAGTTGGTTTGGTATGGGTAGTAGAATCATCCTAACAACAAGGGATAAACAATTGCTTACAGGTCATGGTGTTAGTTTAATATACAAGGTCAAAGAACTAGCTCATCATGAAGCTCTCGAGCTTTTTAGTCGAAATGCTTTTAAAAGAAACGGACCTTTGGATGGTTTTACGGAACTTACAGAACATGCTATACGCTATGCCCAAGGCCTTCCATTAGCTTTGAGTGTTCTAGGATCTTCTCTATGTGGTGGAAATGTCGAGAAATGGCAAGCTGCATTAGATGGTTTCAAAAGCCGAGAAATTAGAGAAGTTCTCAAAATAAGTTACGATGGACTGGATGACACAGTGAAGGAAACTTTTCTtgacattgcatgtttcttcAAAGGTGAATGTACAGACCATGTGATACAAACATTAGAAGCTTGTCGCCGCAAACCTGCTAAGTATGGTATTAACGTGCTCATAGACAAGGCCCTCATCAAAACATCTACGGGTCGCATTTGGATGCATGACTTGCTGGAAGAACTGGGTAGATATATAGTCAACAAAGAGTCGCCCGACGACCCTGGAAAGCGTAGCAGGTTGTGGTTTCATGAAGATGTTTACCATGTTCTAACAGAGAATACT GGAACAACCAATGTTATAGGCATCAAGGTGGAGCTGCCTAAAGATTCAGATGTGATATGTTTAAGTGGGACCACTTTCTCCAACATGCGAAATCTTAGACTTTTCATACACCGTGCTGGATGCTATTCTGGCGCTGTTGATAGTCTGCCAGATAGCTTGAGGGTAGTTGATTGGCCTAGATATCCCTTACAATTTTGGCCATCCAATTTAATTCCAAGAGAACTTGCTGTAATCAATATGCCTAGGAGTCGCATCACAGTATGGAGAGATGGATACAAG CATCTAGTAAATCTTACATCAATAAATCTAAGTGGTTGTCAATACCTAACGAAAGTGTCAGACTTATCGGGAAGCCCAAACTTACGACATTTGGATCTAGATTTTTGTAGAAGTTTAGTTGAAGTGCATCATTCCGTTGGATTCCTCGATAAACTTGAGTACTTGAGTCTATTCTGCTGCTCTAGGCTTGAGACTTTTCCCACGGAAGTTAGCTGGAAATCCACGAGGACGCTTCAGCTTTTCGGGTGTGGAAGGCTTGAGAATTTCATAAAAATTGTGCACAAGATGGAGTCCATTAAAACATTGGATCTAATGAAAAGTGGCATAAAAGAACTGAAGTCATGGATTGGATGTTGCATTTCCTTGGAAGTTTTGACGTTGAATGAAACTTCAATAAAACAACTGCCCTTAACGATTGGAAATCTTACTTCTTTAAGAGAATTGGACCTGTGTGAAACTCCCCTTAAGGAATTGCCTTCATCGATTGGGTATTGCACTGCCTTGAAGAAATTGGACGCGTCTGAAACTCCCATTGAAGAATTGCCTCTATCAATTAGGTATCTCACTTCTTTAAGAGAATTGAAGCTGTCTAACACTCGCATCAAAGAATTGCCTCTATCAATTGGGGATCTCACGTCCTTGGAGGAATTGAACGTTTCTAAAACTTCCATCAGAGAACTGCCTTCTTCAATTGGGAATCTCACGTCCTTGGTGGAATTGGACGCTTCTAAAACTCTCATCGAAGTATTGCCTTTGTCAATTGGCTATCTCACTTCTTTAAGAGAATTGAAGCTGTCTAAGACTCGCATCAAGGAATTGCCTCTATCAATTGGGGATCTCATGTCCTTGGAGGAATTGAACGTTTCTAAAACTTCCATCAGAGAACTGCCTTCTTCAATTGGGAATCTCATATCCTTGGTGGAATTGGACGTTTCTAAAACTTCCATCAGAGAACTGCCTTCTTCAATTGGGAAACTCACGTCCTTGGTGAAATTGGTCGCTTCTGAAACTCCCATCGAAGTATTGCCTTTGTCAATTGGCTATCTCACTTCTTTAAGAGAATTGAAGCTGTCTAAGACTCGCATCAAAGAATTGCCTCTATCAATTGGGGATCTCATGTCCTTGGAGGAATTGGACGCTTCTGAAACTCTGATTGAAGAATTGCCTCTGTCAATTGGAAATCTCATTTGCCTTCGACAATTGACACTAAAAGGATGTGCAAACCTTACAAATGTGCGGCACGGTGTTTACGGAGGGCTGCAGCATCTACTATTTCTAGACCTCTCTTGGTGTCCAAAACTGGTGACATTTCCAAGTAGGGGGAGCGCTTTGGTTTCATCAAGTGCAGAATCTCTTCCTTTGATGCTTCCATCTAATTCAAACAATGGGCATGATCATCCTGGTTCATTATTGTTTCCCCAGCTACGGAAGCTACAATTTGAAGGATGCCAATTATCAGTGTTCTCTGATTTCCTAACGAATCTTGACTGTGTGTCCACATTACGGAGCCTTAATCTATCAGGAAGCAGTTTTGATAGTCTTCCGGCATGCATAAGCAAATTTCATCGGTTGCAATTTCTTGATTTGCGTGGTTGCGAGTGGCTTCGAGAGATTTCAGAACTTCCACCAAATATAGAATATATATACTTGAATTATTGCGTATCGTTGGAAAGATTTTCAAAATTGTCAAATATACTGGAACAGAAAGACACTCCGGGAGTTCTTCGGAGTATGCACTTGTCTAATTGCAATAGACTGATGGATAATCTTGGCATGGACGTGGTGTCGAAGATGGCAAAAGCATTACCGTATCAG CTGGTGCATACCGGCTTACATCATCATCTGATGTGCTGGAATCTTATTCTTCCAAGCCTCCAGGAAATTGAAGTTCCAAATTGGTTTGATGGGGGTGAGGTGGACACAAGTGTGCTTCCTCGTCATGGAACTGATGGTATATgtgaaattttgataaaaatcCCCAGGAATCTGAAGGCTGAGAGAATAGGATTGGTTGGATTGGTTGTCTGTCTTGTTTTTGAACTTACCCATGAGTTTTTCGATGATTATAATCGTGATTTTTCACATTATTATTATCATTGTTCTGTGTGGATTGATAAAAAGCCTTATTACGATAATGGCAACCGTATTGAATTAAAAGCGACAGAGTCATCAGCTCATGATCATGTATTTGTGCATCTGACATGTATTGCTTTCAAGGAGCTAGAGGTGTTGGATCTTGTGGTTCGACTGTTACCTATTATTTCCTGCCGCCCTGTCAGAGGGTTGCTCCTAAAAAGTTTCGGGGTCCACCTGGCTAATATGAAAGAGGATCATGCAACTGGTGAAGACCTGGCACGAGAAAGATATAGGCAGAGCAATGCTAGCATTTCTGATCAGGTGGCTTTGCACGCAGAAGGGGCAGCGGTAGCATCATTAGTATCAGATGACAGCAATTACGGGGAAGTACATGAGGATCATCATAATGGGGAATAA
- the LOC112196542 gene encoding disease resistance protein RPV1 isoform X2 — MDDQLRRGEEISTALLQAIEQSKISIIVFSINYASSKWCLDELVKILECKKSNQQLVRPVFYKVDPSDIRNHRGSFREALANHECRFKDNPDKVQKWKDALSEAANLSGWPLLDEHCSESSVIHEIVKEISEQVINSTYMDVARYPVGIIPRVQEIHKLLDVEERDVRMVGIWGAGGIGKTTIARAVYNSIAHKFDGSCFLENVRENSMGAKGFVKLQKKLLCEILKGTNLKVANEARGITMIKEMLQYKSVLLVLDDVNDIDQLNKLAGECSWFGMGSRIILTTRDKQLLTGHGVSLIYKVKELAHHEALELFSRNAFKRNGPLDGFTELTEHAIRYAQGLPLALSVLGSSLCGGNVEKWQAALDGFKSREIREVLKISYDGLDDTVKETFLDIACFFKGECTDHVIQTLEACRRKPAKYGINVLIDKALIKTSTGRIWMHDLLEELGRYIVNKESPDDPGKRSRLWFHEDVYHVLTENTGTTNVIGIKVELPKDSDVICLSGTTFSNMRNLRLFIHRAGCYSGAVDSLPDSLRVVDWPRYPLQFWPSNLIPRELAVINMPRSRITVWRDGYKHLVNLTSINLSGCQYLTKVSDLSGSPNLRHLDLDFCRSLVEVHHSVGFLDKLEYLSLFCCSRLETFPTEVSWKSTRTLQLFGCGRLENFIKIVHKMESIKTLDLMKSGIKELKSWIGCCISLEVLTLNETSIKQLPLTIGNLTSLRELDLCETPLKELPSSIGYCTALKKLDASETPIEELPLSIRYLTSLRELKLSNTRIKELPLSIGDLTSLEELNVSKTSIRELPSSIGNLTSLVELDASKTLIEVLPLSIGYLTSLRELKLSKTRIKELPLSIGDLMSLEELNVSKTSIRELPSSIGNLISLVELDVSKTSIRELPSSIGKLTSLVKLVASETPIEVLPLSIGYLTSLRELKLSKTRIKELPLSIGDLMSLEELDASETLIEELPLSIGNLICLRQLTLKGCANLTNVRHGVYGGLQHLLFLDLSWCPKLVTFPSRGSALVSSSAESLPLMLPSNSNNGHDHPGSLLFPQLRKLQFEGCQLSVFSDFLTNLDCVSTLRSLNLSGSSFDSLPACISKFHRLQFLDLRGCEWLREISELPPNIEYIYLNYCVSLERFSKLSNILEQKDTPGVLRSMHLSNCNRLMDNLGMDVVSKMAKALPYQLVHTGLHHHLMCWNLILPSLQEIEVPNWFDGGEVDTSVLPRHGTDGICEILIKIPRNLKAERIGLVGLVVCLVFELTHEFFDDYNRDFSHYYYHCSVWIDKKPYYDNGNRIELKATESSAHDHVFVHLTCIAFKELEVLDLVVRLLPIISCRPVRGLLLKSFGVHLANMKEDHATGEDLARERYRQSNASISDQVALHAEGAAVASLVSDDSNYGEVHEDHHNGE; from the exons ATGGATGATCAGCTcagaagaggagaagaaatatcaaCAGCACTTCTCCAAGCAATTGAACAGTCCAAGATTTCAATCATTGTGTTCTCTATAAACTATGCATCCTCCAAGTGGTGTTTGGATGAACTTGTCAAGATCCTCGAGTGCAAGAAATCAAACCAACAATTGGTTCGACCAGTTTTCTACAAAGTTGATCCCTCGGATATACGAAATCACAGAGGTAGCTTTAGGGAGGCACTTGCTAATCATGAATGCAGATTCAAAGATAACCCGGACAAGGTTCAGAAATGGAAGGATGCTCTCTCAGAAGCAGCAAATTTGTCAGGGTGGCCTCTTTTGGATGA GCATTGCTCTGAATCCAGCGTTATTCATGAAATTGTTAAAGAGATCTCAGAGCAAGTTATAAACAGTACATATATGGATGTGGCCAGGTACCCAGTAGGAATAATACCTCGGGTGCAAGAGATCCATAAGCTTTTAGATGTTGAGGAAAGAGACGTTCGTATGGTAGGGATATGGGGGGCTGGTGGAATAGGTAAGACAACAATTGCCAGAGCTGTCTATAACTCAATTGCTCATAAATTTGATGGGAGTTGTTTTTTGGAAAATGTTAGAGAAAATTCAATGGGTGCCAAAGGCTTTGTCAAACTACAAAAGAAACTTCTTTGTGAGATTCTAAAGGGAACAAATTTGAAGGTGGCCAATGAAGCTAGAGGAATCACTATGATCAAGGAAATGTTGCAATACAAAAGTGTTCTCTTAGTACTTGATGATGTGAATGATATTGATCAGTTAAACAAATTAGCTGGTGAATGTAGTTGGTTTGGTATGGGTAGTAGAATCATCCTAACAACAAGGGATAAACAATTGCTTACAGGTCATGGTGTTAGTTTAATATACAAGGTCAAAGAACTAGCTCATCATGAAGCTCTCGAGCTTTTTAGTCGAAATGCTTTTAAAAGAAACGGACCTTTGGATGGTTTTACGGAACTTACAGAACATGCTATACGCTATGCCCAAGGCCTTCCATTAGCTTTGAGTGTTCTAGGATCTTCTCTATGTGGTGGAAATGTCGAGAAATGGCAAGCTGCATTAGATGGTTTCAAAAGCCGAGAAATTAGAGAAGTTCTCAAAATAAGTTACGATGGACTGGATGACACAGTGAAGGAAACTTTTCTtgacattgcatgtttcttcAAAGGTGAATGTACAGACCATGTGATACAAACATTAGAAGCTTGTCGCCGCAAACCTGCTAAGTATGGTATTAACGTGCTCATAGACAAGGCCCTCATCAAAACATCTACGGGTCGCATTTGGATGCATGACTTGCTGGAAGAACTGGGTAGATATATAGTCAACAAAGAGTCGCCCGACGACCCTGGAAAGCGTAGCAGGTTGTGGTTTCATGAAGATGTTTACCATGTTCTAACAGAGAATACT GGAACAACCAATGTTATAGGCATCAAGGTGGAGCTGCCTAAAGATTCAGATGTGATATGTTTAAGTGGGACCACTTTCTCCAACATGCGAAATCTTAGACTTTTCATACACCGTGCTGGATGCTATTCTGGCGCTGTTGATAGTCTGCCAGATAGCTTGAGGGTAGTTGATTGGCCTAGATATCCCTTACAATTTTGGCCATCCAATTTAATTCCAAGAGAACTTGCTGTAATCAATATGCCTAGGAGTCGCATCACAGTATGGAGAGATGGATACAAG CATCTAGTAAATCTTACATCAATAAATCTAAGTGGTTGTCAATACCTAACGAAAGTGTCAGACTTATCGGGAAGCCCAAACTTACGACATTTGGATCTAGATTTTTGTAGAAGTTTAGTTGAAGTGCATCATTCCGTTGGATTCCTCGATAAACTTGAGTACTTGAGTCTATTCTGCTGCTCTAGGCTTGAGACTTTTCCCACGGAAGTTAGCTGGAAATCCACGAGGACGCTTCAGCTTTTCGGGTGTGGAAGGCTTGAGAATTTCATAAAAATTGTGCACAAGATGGAGTCCATTAAAACATTGGATCTAATGAAAAGTGGCATAAAAGAACTGAAGTCATGGATTGGATGTTGCATTTCCTTGGAAGTTTTGACGTTGAATGAAACTTCAATAAAACAACTGCCCTTAACGATTGGAAATCTTACTTCTTTAAGAGAATTGGACCTGTGTGAAACTCCCCTTAAGGAATTGCCTTCATCGATTGGGTATTGCACTGCCTTGAAGAAATTGGACGCGTCTGAAACTCCCATTGAAGAATTGCCTCTATCAATTAGGTATCTCACTTCTTTAAGAGAATTGAAGCTGTCTAACACTCGCATCAAAGAATTGCCTCTATCAATTGGGGATCTCACGTCCTTGGAGGAATTGAACGTTTCTAAAACTTCCATCAGAGAACTGCCTTCTTCAATTGGGAATCTCACGTCCTTGGTGGAATTGGACGCTTCTAAAACTCTCATCGAAGTATTGCCTTTGTCAATTGGCTATCTCACTTCTTTAAGAGAATTGAAGCTGTCTAAGACTCGCATCAAGGAATTGCCTCTATCAATTGGGGATCTCATGTCCTTGGAGGAATTGAACGTTTCTAAAACTTCCATCAGAGAACTGCCTTCTTCAATTGGGAATCTCATATCCTTGGTGGAATTGGACGTTTCTAAAACTTCCATCAGAGAACTGCCTTCTTCAATTGGGAAACTCACGTCCTTGGTGAAATTGGTCGCTTCTGAAACTCCCATCGAAGTATTGCCTTTGTCAATTGGCTATCTCACTTCTTTAAGAGAATTGAAGCTGTCTAAGACTCGCATCAAAGAATTGCCTCTATCAATTGGGGATCTCATGTCCTTGGAGGAATTGGACGCTTCTGAAACTCTGATTGAAGAATTGCCTCTGTCAATTGGAAATCTCATTTGCCTTCGACAATTGACACTAAAAGGATGTGCAAACCTTACAAATGTGCGGCACGGTGTTTACGGAGGGCTGCAGCATCTACTATTTCTAGACCTCTCTTGGTGTCCAAAACTGGTGACATTTCCAAGTAGGGGGAGCGCTTTGGTTTCATCAAGTGCAGAATCTCTTCCTTTGATGCTTCCATCTAATTCAAACAATGGGCATGATCATCCTGGTTCATTATTGTTTCCCCAGCTACGGAAGCTACAATTTGAAGGATGCCAATTATCAGTGTTCTCTGATTTCCTAACGAATCTTGACTGTGTGTCCACATTACGGAGCCTTAATCTATCAGGAAGCAGTTTTGATAGTCTTCCGGCATGCATAAGCAAATTTCATCGGTTGCAATTTCTTGATTTGCGTGGTTGCGAGTGGCTTCGAGAGATTTCAGAACTTCCACCAAATATAGAATATATATACTTGAATTATTGCGTATCGTTGGAAAGATTTTCAAAATTGTCAAATATACTGGAACAGAAAGACACTCCGGGAGTTCTTCGGAGTATGCACTTGTCTAATTGCAATAGACTGATGGATAATCTTGGCATGGACGTGGTGTCGAAGATGGCAAAAGCATTACCGTATCAG CTGGTGCATACCGGCTTACATCATCATCTGATGTGCTGGAATCTTATTCTTCCAAGCCTCCAGGAAATTGAAGTTCCAAATTGGTTTGATGGGGGTGAGGTGGACACAAGTGTGCTTCCTCGTCATGGAACTGATGGTATATgtgaaattttgataaaaatcCCCAGGAATCTGAAGGCTGAGAGAATAGGATTGGTTGGATTGGTTGTCTGTCTTGTTTTTGAACTTACCCATGAGTTTTTCGATGATTATAATCGTGATTTTTCACATTATTATTATCATTGTTCTGTGTGGATTGATAAAAAGCCTTATTACGATAATGGCAACCGTATTGAATTAAAAGCGACAGAGTCATCAGCTCATGATCATGTATTTGTGCATCTGACATGTATTGCTTTCAAGGAGCTAGAGGTGTTGGATCTTGTGGTTCGACTGTTACCTATTATTTCCTGCCGCCCTGTCAGAGGGTTGCTCCTAAAAAGTTTCGGGGTCCACCTGGCTAATATGAAAGAGGATCATGCAACTGGTGAAGACCTGGCACGAGAAAGATATAGGCAGAGCAATGCTAGCATTTCTGATCAGGTGGCTTTGCACGCAGAAGGGGCAGCGGTAGCATCATTAGTATCAGATGACAGCAATTACGGGGAAGTACATGAGGATCATCATAATGGGGAATAA